In Feifania hominis, the following are encoded in one genomic region:
- a CDS encoding ABC transporter ATP-binding protein, whose product MRGKQGGRWRFLYECSAGFGKYFVFALAATVGAILFSFLTPQIVRVTVDSVIDSEPFALPGFLVRLLEACGGREALRRNLWVLALLSMGCAAFAGLFNFARRYNTYKAAESVAKRMRDSLFAHIQRLPFDWHMKNQTGDIIQRCTSDVETVRVFLASQMMELVRTVLLVVLAFVLMVKIHLGLSLLALAFMPFIALYTITFYQKFGNRFLVADEAEGKLTSVAQENLTGVRVVKAFGRESYELDKFRRQNDVFTNLWLKLGNLLSVFWGLGDFITAFQTMVILVASVWVVVGGGLTLGAALTFATYNSMLIWPVRNLGRILSEMSKSGVSLGRLKEIMDAREESPQPPREVDFGGEIRFEHVTFAYDGETPVLKDVSFSIPGGGTLGILGGTGSGKSTLMHLLTRLYDIRPDCGRITIGGVDIRDIDRDTLRRNIGLVLQEPFLFSRTIRENIAATRPGESMEAVRATARIASVDEEILSFADGYDTVVGERGVTLSGGQRQRVAIARTLMQDSPVMVFDDSLSAVDAGTDQKIRSALFASTGKKTVFIISHRITTLMHADHILVLQDGRVSEQGTHGELVEACGIYRKIYDMQRSVESSAAEGEEGAL is encoded by the coding sequence TTGGCGGCGACGGTCGGGGCGATTCTCTTCTCGTTTCTGACGCCGCAGATCGTGCGCGTCACCGTCGACTCGGTCATCGACAGCGAGCCCTTTGCGCTGCCCGGCTTTCTGGTGCGGCTGCTCGAGGCCTGCGGCGGACGGGAGGCGCTGCGGCGCAACCTGTGGGTTCTGGCGCTGCTCTCAATGGGTTGTGCAGCCTTTGCGGGCCTGTTCAATTTTGCGCGGCGCTACAACACCTATAAGGCTGCCGAGTCGGTTGCCAAACGCATGCGCGACAGCCTCTTCGCTCACATACAGCGCCTGCCTTTCGACTGGCACATGAAAAATCAGACAGGCGACATCATCCAGCGCTGCACCTCCGATGTGGAGACGGTGCGCGTCTTTCTCGCATCGCAGATGATGGAGCTTGTGCGCACGGTGCTGCTGGTGGTACTCGCGTTTGTGCTGATGGTGAAAATACACCTGGGGCTCTCGCTTCTGGCGCTTGCCTTTATGCCCTTTATCGCGCTGTACACCATCACATTTTATCAGAAGTTCGGCAACCGCTTTCTCGTGGCCGACGAGGCGGAGGGCAAGCTCACCTCAGTCGCACAGGAGAATTTGACCGGTGTGCGGGTGGTCAAGGCCTTTGGGCGCGAGAGCTACGAGCTCGACAAGTTCCGGCGTCAGAACGACGTCTTCACAAATCTCTGGCTCAAGCTCGGCAATCTGCTGAGCGTCTTCTGGGGCCTCGGCGACTTTATCACAGCCTTTCAGACCATGGTGATTCTGGTCGCGTCGGTCTGGGTGGTGGTCGGCGGCGGGCTGACGCTCGGTGCCGCGCTGACCTTTGCCACCTACAATTCCATGCTCATCTGGCCGGTGAGAAACCTCGGGCGAATCCTCTCCGAGATGAGCAAGTCCGGCGTGTCGCTCGGCCGCCTCAAGGAGATCATGGACGCGCGTGAGGAGAGCCCGCAGCCCCCGCGTGAGGTGGACTTTGGCGGCGAGATCCGCTTTGAACATGTCACATTCGCCTACGACGGGGAAACCCCCGTTTTAAAAGACGTGAGCTTCTCCATCCCCGGCGGGGGGACGCTCGGCATTCTCGGCGGCACAGGCAGCGGCAAGAGCACACTGATGCATCTTCTGACCCGTCTCTACGACATCCGGCCCGACTGCGGGCGCATCACCATCGGCGGGGTGGACATCCGGGATATCGACCGGGACACACTGCGCCGCAACATCGGCCTTGTGCTTCAGGAGCCCTTTCTCTTCTCGCGGACCATCCGCGAGAACATTGCGGCCACAAGGCCGGGCGAGTCGATGGAAGCGGTGCGTGCCACGGCGCGCATCGCGAGTGTGGACGAGGAGATTCTAAGCTTCGCCGACGGGTATGACACGGTTGTCGGCGAGAGGGGGGTCACACTCTCGGGCGGCCAGCGCCAGCGTGTCGCCATTGCGCGAACTCTCATGCAGGACAGCCCGGTGATGGTCTTTGACGACTCACTCTCGGCGGTGGATGCCGGCACCGATCAGAAAATCCGCTCGGCGCTCTTCGCGAGCACCGGAAAAAAGACGGTGTTCATCATCTCGCACCGGATCACGACGCTCATGCACGCCGATCACATTCTCGTGCTGCAGGACGGGCGCGTGAGCGAGCAGGGCACTCATGGGGAGCTTGTCGAAGCCTGCGGCATCTACCGAAAAATCTATGATATGCAGCGCAGCGTGGAGTCGTCCGCGGCCGAGGGAGAGGAGGGTGCGCTTTGA
- a CDS encoding ABC transporter ATP-binding protein — protein MNSFETIEGKRNFDLRVWAKLGRFFRAYSRQIAGCMSVMLVVSVIDIILPLFQRYAINHFIEGQTTRGIWPFTAVYFLTVLSQALLVVLFTRLAMRVEMCFGRDLKNEAFQKLQEQSFSFYNVTPVGYLVARVMSDTNKIGSMVAWGLVDLMWSAVYVIGVVIAMVILNWKLALLVIAVVPPIALTTVWFQRRMLRQNRKVRHINSRITGEFNEGIGGAVTTKTLVLQDTSAAQFRETTGEMKRESLRFARYNSIYMPIIIFFGAVSTALILARGGRLVMDGAIPFGTLSVFITYSIGIFEPIEMLARIFSDFVATQVNIERVSALLEREPDIQDTPEVVERYGDVFHPKRENFEPVRGEIEFCDVSFHYSDAEENILEHFNLKVEAGQTVAIVGDTGAGKSTLVNLVCRFFEPTRGEIRIDGKNYKERSVGWLHGNIGYVLQSPHLFSGTIRENIRYGKLDATDAEIEAAAKLVSLDTVVARLEQGYDTDVGEGGDRLSTGEKQLVSFARAVLADPPIFVLDEATSSIDTRTEALIQNAISRVLKGRTSFLIAHRLSTVRYADVILVVNGGKIIERGTHEELLGRRGYYYNLYVHQFEQESASTLFRGERTLDDTAEYGV, from the coding sequence TTGAATTCATTTGAAACCATCGAGGGCAAGCGCAACTTCGATCTGCGGGTGTGGGCGAAGCTCGGGCGCTTCTTTCGGGCCTATTCGCGCCAGATTGCCGGCTGTATGTCGGTGATGCTGGTCGTATCGGTGATCGACATCATTCTGCCGCTGTTTCAGCGCTATGCCATCAACCATTTTATCGAGGGTCAGACGACCCGCGGTATCTGGCCGTTTACTGCCGTCTACTTTCTCACCGTGCTCTCGCAGGCGCTGCTCGTGGTGCTCTTCACCCGCCTTGCGATGCGCGTGGAGATGTGCTTTGGACGCGATCTCAAAAATGAGGCTTTCCAAAAGCTGCAGGAGCAGAGCTTCTCCTTTTACAACGTCACGCCGGTGGGCTATCTTGTCGCCCGCGTGATGAGCGACACCAACAAGATCGGCTCCATGGTCGCGTGGGGATTGGTCGATCTGATGTGGTCGGCGGTCTATGTGATCGGCGTGGTCATCGCCATGGTCATTCTCAACTGGAAGCTCGCGCTTCTGGTCATTGCCGTGGTGCCGCCCATCGCACTGACCACCGTCTGGTTTCAGCGGCGCATGCTGCGCCAGAACCGCAAGGTGCGCCACATCAATTCGCGCATCACGGGGGAGTTTAACGAGGGCATCGGCGGCGCCGTGACCACGAAGACGCTGGTTCTGCAGGACACAAGCGCCGCGCAGTTTCGCGAGACCACAGGGGAGATGAAGCGGGAGAGTCTGCGCTTTGCGCGCTACAATTCGATTTACATGCCGATCATCATCTTCTTCGGCGCGGTGTCGACGGCTCTGATTCTCGCGCGCGGCGGCCGGCTCGTCATGGACGGTGCGATCCCTTTCGGCACGCTCTCGGTCTTCATCACCTATTCCATTGGCATCTTTGAGCCCATCGAGATGCTCGCGCGCATCTTTTCCGACTTTGTGGCGACCCAGGTCAACATCGAGAGAGTGTCGGCTCTGCTCGAGCGCGAGCCCGACATTCAGGATACGCCGGAGGTTGTCGAGCGCTATGGCGACGTCTTTCATCCGAAGCGCGAGAACTTCGAGCCCGTTCGCGGAGAGATTGAATTTTGCGACGTGAGCTTTCACTACAGCGACGCCGAGGAGAACATCCTCGAGCACTTCAATCTCAAGGTGGAAGCGGGACAGACGGTGGCGATTGTCGGTGACACGGGCGCGGGCAAGAGCACGCTTGTAAATCTCGTGTGCCGCTTTTTTGAGCCCACACGGGGCGAAATCCGCATTGACGGCAAAAATTACAAGGAGCGCTCCGTCGGCTGGCTGCACGGCAATATCGGCTATGTGCTGCAGTCGCCGCATCTGTTCTCGGGCACCATCCGCGAGAACATCCGCTACGGCAAGCTCGACGCGACCGACGCCGAAATCGAGGCCGCGGCAAAGCTCGTGTCGCTCGACACGGTGGTCGCGCGGCTTGAGCAGGGTTACGATACCGACGTCGGCGAGGGGGGAGACCGCCTGTCGACCGGTGAGAAGCAGCTGGTGAGCTTTGCACGCGCGGTACTCGCCGACCCGCCGATCTTTGTGCTCGACGAGGCGACAAGCTCCATCGACACGCGCACTGAGGCCCTCATTCAAAACGCCATCAGCCGCGTGCTCAAGGGGCGAACCTCCTTTTTGATTGCCCACCGGCTCTCAACTGTGCGTTACGCCGACGTGATCCTCGTGGTCAACGGCGGAAAGATCATCGAACGGGGCACCCATGAGGAGCTTCTCGGCAGGCGGGGCTACTACTACAATCTCTATGTCCACCAGTTTGAACAGGAGAGCGCGAGCACGCTCTTTCGCGGGGAAAGAACTCTTGACGACACGGCAGAATACGGAGTATAA
- a CDS encoding ECF transporter S component: MKQQQRIQNLTKLALLIALLAILTFTPLGFIMVPPVSITIMHIPVIIGAVLMGPVYGGVLGFSFGLFSMIKASYAAASPVDMLFSPFFAASPLDALKSIVMCFLPRILLGVFAALLYRTFRRCIHNTPVSVGVAAALASVLHTVMVLGCLWLFFDGIAFKAIFATFLTVNGLIELAAAPLIAVPVCSALMRRKQSYD; the protein is encoded by the coding sequence ATGAAACAGCAGCAGCGAATTCAAAATCTCACGAAGCTTGCTCTTCTGATCGCCCTTTTGGCGATTCTCACCTTTACACCACTCGGCTTCATCATGGTGCCGCCGGTGTCCATCACCATCATGCACATTCCGGTGATCATCGGGGCGGTGCTCATGGGGCCGGTCTACGGCGGTGTGCTCGGTTTTTCGTTTGGCCTGTTCAGTATGATCAAGGCTTCCTATGCGGCGGCATCTCCGGTTGATATGCTCTTCTCGCCGTTTTTTGCCGCGTCGCCGCTCGATGCGCTCAAGAGTATTGTGATGTGCTTTTTGCCGCGCATTCTGCTCGGCGTCTTCGCAGCGCTTCTCTACCGGACGTTTCGCCGGTGTATCCACAACACGCCTGTGAGTGTGGGAGTTGCGGCCGCGCTCGCCTCCGTGCTGCACACGGTCATGGTGCTCGGGTGCCTGTGGCTGTTCTTCGACGGCATTGCGTTCAAGGCGATTTTTGCGACCTTTTTGACGGTAAACGGCCTCATCGAGCTCGCTGCCGCGCCGCTGATTGCGGTGCCGGTCTGCTCGGCGCTGATGCGGCGAAAGCAGTCCTACGACTAA
- a CDS encoding cyclodeaminase/cyclohydrolase family protein has translation MNLSEYRVNDFIHELASDSPAPGGGSASALAGSIGSALCSMVASLTAGKEKYREHEALMQELIEQTAVLTDGFLDSIDKDTEAFNGVSAVFAMPKGTDEEKAARRAAMQDALKAATRVPYSMMELSLAALELVEKAVGRSNTNAASDLGVAALNLKAAVQGAWLNVRINLAGIKDEAFVMKYRSRGEGILVKALPLADRIYADILNSL, from the coding sequence ATGAATCTGTCTGAATACCGGGTAAACGACTTTATCCACGAGCTCGCAAGCGACTCCCCCGCTCCCGGCGGCGGCTCGGCTTCGGCGCTGGCGGGCTCCATCGGCTCGGCACTCTGCTCCATGGTCGCATCGCTGACCGCCGGCAAGGAGAAATATCGCGAGCATGAGGCGCTCATGCAGGAGCTCATCGAGCAGACGGCGGTGCTCACCGACGGCTTTCTCGACAGCATCGACAAGGACACCGAGGCATTCAACGGCGTGAGCGCCGTCTTCGCAATGCCCAAGGGCACCGACGAGGAGAAAGCCGCCCGCCGCGCCGCCATGCAGGACGCGCTCAAAGCGGCGACCAGGGTGCCCTACTCCATGATGGAGCTCTCGCTTGCCGCGCTCGAGCTTGTCGAAAAGGCAGTCGGCCGTTCCAACACCAATGCCGCATCCGATCTCGGGGTAGCGGCTCTGAATCTCAAGGCTGCCGTGCAGGGCGCATGGCTCAACGTGCGCATCAACCTCGCCGGTATCAAGGATGAGGCCTTTGTCATGAAGTACCGCAGCAGAGGCGAGGGAATCCTCGTCAAGGCCCTCCCTCTCGCCGACCGCATCTATGCAGATATTCTCAATTCCCTGTAA
- a CDS encoding formate--tetrahydrofolate ligase, translating into MKTDIEIAQAAKLEPIGQIAAKLGLHEDQISCYGKYKAKIDHRLVAQYEGKPDAKVILVTAITPTPAGEGKTTTTVGLGDAFTKLGKRAVVCLREPSLGPVFGVKGGAAGGGYAQVVPMEDINLHFTGDLHAIGAANNLCAAMIDNHIYQGNALGIDPRRVTWRRVVDMNDRQLRCVVDGLGAKTNGMPREDGFDITVASEVMAVFCLASDLEDLKARLAKMVVAYTFAGEPVTVADLHAEGAMAALLKDAFDPNLVQTLGGTPAIIHGGPFANIAHGCNSVIATRLGMKLADYTITEAGFGADLGAEKFIDIKCRKSGIRPSAVVLVATVRALKHHGGVAKAELNSENLDALKSGFENLERHIKNVTEVFGLPCVVAINRFPSDTEAELQFVNDACAKLGVPVSLSEVFSKGGDGAVDLAEKVMALADGENHFQFVYDENDSIKAKIDAVAKKVYGAASVTFDRGAAKTIADIEAMGYGNLPICVAKTQYSFSDNAKLLRAPSGFVMNVRQVRLSAGAGFAVVIMGDVMTMPGLPKAPAAEKIDIDRDGVITGLF; encoded by the coding sequence ATGAAAACCGACATCGAAATCGCACAGGCCGCAAAGCTTGAACCCATCGGCCAGATCGCAGCAAAGCTGGGGCTTCATGAGGACCAGATCTCCTGCTACGGCAAGTACAAGGCCAAGATCGATCACCGTCTGGTCGCCCAGTATGAGGGCAAACCTGACGCCAAGGTGATTCTTGTCACCGCGATCACCCCCACCCCTGCGGGCGAGGGCAAGACCACGACGACCGTCGGCCTCGGCGACGCGTTCACCAAGCTCGGCAAGCGCGCCGTGGTGTGTCTGCGCGAGCCGTCTCTCGGCCCGGTCTTCGGCGTCAAGGGCGGCGCCGCCGGCGGCGGCTATGCCCAGGTTGTTCCGATGGAGGACATCAACCTGCACTTCACGGGCGATCTGCACGCCATCGGTGCGGCAAACAACCTCTGCGCCGCCATGATTGACAACCACATCTACCAGGGCAACGCCCTCGGCATCGACCCGCGCCGCGTCACCTGGCGGCGCGTAGTGGACATGAACGACCGCCAGCTGCGCTGCGTCGTCGACGGCCTCGGCGCGAAGACCAACGGCATGCCCCGTGAGGACGGCTTCGACATCACCGTGGCGAGCGAGGTCATGGCGGTGTTCTGCCTGGCAAGCGACCTCGAGGATCTCAAGGCGCGCCTTGCGAAAATGGTCGTCGCCTACACCTTTGCGGGCGAGCCGGTCACCGTCGCCGATCTGCATGCCGAGGGGGCCATGGCTGCTCTGCTCAAGGACGCTTTCGACCCGAATCTCGTACAGACTCTCGGCGGCACGCCCGCCATCATCCACGGCGGACCGTTCGCGAACATCGCCCACGGCTGCAACAGCGTGATTGCGACCAGACTCGGCATGAAGCTCGCCGACTACACCATCACAGAGGCCGGCTTCGGCGCGGACCTCGGCGCGGAGAAATTCATCGACATCAAGTGCCGCAAGAGCGGCATCCGCCCGTCGGCGGTGGTGCTCGTCGCCACCGTGCGCGCGCTCAAGCACCATGGGGGCGTCGCCAAGGCCGAGCTCAACAGCGAGAATCTCGACGCGCTCAAAAGCGGCTTTGAGAATCTCGAGCGCCACATCAAAAACGTCACCGAGGTGTTCGGTCTCCCCTGTGTGGTCGCCATCAACCGCTTCCCCTCCGACACCGAGGCGGAGCTCCAGTTCGTCAACGACGCCTGCGCGAAGCTCGGTGTGCCGGTCTCTCTGTCCGAGGTCTTCTCCAAGGGAGGCGACGGCGCCGTGGATCTCGCCGAAAAGGTCATGGCCCTTGCCGACGGGGAAAACCACTTCCAGTTTGTCTACGACGAGAACGACTCCATCAAGGCCAAAATTGACGCTGTGGCGAAAAAAGTCTATGGTGCGGCTTCGGTTACCTTTGACCGCGGCGCGGCCAAAACAATCGCCGATATCGAGGCCATGGGCTATGGCAATCTGCCCATCTGTGTGGCAAAAACCCAGTACTCTTTCTCGGACAATGCAAAGCTTCTGCGTGCGCCGAGCGGTTTTGTGATGAATGTGCGCCAGGTCCGCCTGTCCGCCGGCGCGGGCTTTGCCGTCGTCATCATGGGCGACGTCATGACCATGCCGGGTCTGCCGAAAGCCCCGGCGGCCGAGAAAATCGACATTGACAGAGACGGTGTGATCACCGGCCTGTTCTGA
- the hutI gene encoding imidazolonepropionase: MNSHADLLIKNIGLLATPTGSVPKAGAAQGQIETHENVCVAMGGGVFLGVGSEEQLRSFVDADTAVLDAGGCLATPGLVDAHTHLVFGGWRQHELGLKLHGVPYLDILKSGGGILSTVRATRAASLDELVGKGVGLLHTMLEHGTTTCEAKSGYGLSTEEEKKQLLAIRKLDDIQPVDLVATFMGAHALPEEYSDDREGYVRLLIEQMIPLVAKERLAEFCDIFCETGVFSAEESRRILTAAREHGLKTKIHADEIDAIGGAVLAGELPTHSAEHLIAADDEGLAAMARGGTIAVVLPATSFYLGKPFARVQDMMSLGIPVAVASDFNPGSSPNLSLQLPMNLACYQYKMTPEQVLTAVTLNAAAAIGRAETVGTVEPGKKADLVLWDAPDLDFIFYRYGNNQVRTVVKNGTVMIERG, from the coding sequence ATGAACAGTCATGCCGATCTGCTGATCAAAAACATCGGTCTGCTCGCAACGCCCACCGGCAGCGTCCCCAAAGCGGGCGCTGCCCAGGGCCAGATCGAGACACATGAGAACGTCTGTGTCGCGATGGGCGGCGGCGTCTTTCTCGGTGTGGGCAGCGAAGAGCAGCTGCGCTCTTTCGTTGACGCCGACACCGCCGTGCTCGATGCGGGCGGCTGCCTTGCGACGCCCGGCCTCGTCGATGCGCACACCCACCTCGTCTTCGGCGGCTGGCGGCAGCATGAGCTCGGGCTCAAGCTGCACGGTGTTCCCTATCTCGACATTCTCAAAAGCGGCGGCGGCATCCTCTCGACGGTACGCGCGACCCGTGCGGCCTCGCTCGATGAGCTCGTCGGCAAGGGCGTGGGGCTGCTGCACACCATGCTGGAGCACGGCACCACCACCTGCGAGGCCAAGAGCGGCTACGGCCTGTCGACCGAGGAGGAGAAAAAGCAGCTGCTGGCCATTCGCAAGCTTGACGACATTCAGCCGGTCGATCTCGTGGCGACCTTTATGGGAGCTCACGCATTGCCCGAGGAGTACAGTGACGACCGAGAGGGCTATGTGCGCCTGCTCATCGAGCAGATGATCCCCCTCGTCGCGAAAGAGCGTCTGGCAGAATTCTGCGACATCTTCTGCGAGACCGGCGTCTTCTCCGCGGAGGAGTCCCGCCGGATTCTCACCGCCGCGCGCGAGCACGGTCTCAAAACCAAGATCCACGCCGACGAGATCGACGCCATCGGCGGCGCCGTCCTCGCAGGCGAACTGCCGACCCACTCGGCCGAGCATCTGATTGCGGCCGACGACGAGGGCCTCGCCGCCATGGCCAGAGGCGGCACCATCGCCGTCGTGCTCCCTGCGACCTCTTTCTACCTCGGCAAGCCCTTTGCTCGGGTGCAGGATATGATGTCTCTCGGCATTCCAGTTGCGGTGGCCAGCGACTTCAATCCGGGCTCGAGCCCGAATCTGTCGCTTCAGCTGCCGATGAATCTCGCCTGCTACCAGTACAAAATGACGCCGGAGCAGGTGCTCACAGCGGTCACGCTCAATGCGGCGGCGGCCATCGGCCGCGCCGAAACCGTCGGCACGGTCGAACCGGGCAAAAAGGCCGATCTCGTGCTCTGGGACGCGCCGGATCTCGACTTTATCTTCTACCGCTACGGCAACAACCAAGTCAGAACCGTCGTCAAAAACGGTACTGTCATGATAGAAAGGGGATAA
- the ftcD gene encoding glutamate formimidoyltransferase: protein MAKLIECIPNFSEGRRSEVIEALVSEAQSVPGVILLDHSSDESHNRSVFTMVGSPEGIGEAAFRLAKKAAETIDLTKHTGEHPRMGAVDVVPFVPIQDVTMEDCITLSKQVAERVNSELGIPVFLYEESASAPERKNLAAIRKGQFEGMPEKLKDPKWQPDYGKAEIHPTAGVVAIGARAPLVAFNINLSTSDIQIANNIAKIIRESSGGLKYVKSIGVMLEDRNIAQVSINMCNYVKTPLYRVFELVRAEAARYGVQIIGSEIIGLTPMNALVDSAEYYLKLENFDSKVQVLENHLL, encoded by the coding sequence ATGGCTAAACTCATTGAGTGCATCCCGAACTTCAGCGAGGGCCGCCGCAGCGAGGTCATCGAGGCCCTCGTCAGCGAGGCGCAGTCCGTACCGGGCGTGATTCTGCTCGACCACTCGTCGGACGAGAGCCACAACCGCAGCGTGTTCACCATGGTCGGCTCCCCTGAGGGCATTGGGGAAGCGGCGTTCCGCCTGGCAAAAAAGGCCGCCGAGACCATTGATCTGACCAAGCATACCGGCGAGCATCCGCGCATGGGCGCCGTCGACGTCGTGCCTTTCGTGCCGATTCAGGACGTGACGATGGAGGACTGCATCACCCTGTCGAAGCAGGTCGCCGAGCGTGTCAACAGCGAACTCGGCATTCCGGTCTTCCTCTATGAGGAGTCGGCAAGCGCCCCAGAGAGAAAGAATCTCGCCGCCATTCGTAAGGGCCAGTTTGAGGGTATGCCCGAAAAGCTCAAAGACCCGAAGTGGCAGCCCGACTACGGCAAGGCGGAAATTCACCCGACAGCGGGCGTTGTCGCCATCGGCGCGCGCGCTCCCCTGGTGGCGTTCAACATCAACCTCTCCACCTCGGATATCCAGATCGCCAACAACATCGCCAAGATCATCCGCGAGTCCTCCGGTGGGCTTAAATATGTCAAATCCATCGGCGTCATGCTCGAGGACCGCAACATCGCCCAGGTCTCGATCAACATGTGCAACTACGTCAAGACCCCGCTCTACCGGGTGTTTGAGCTCGTGCGCGCCGAAGCGGCGCGCTACGGCGTGCAGATCATTGGCAGCGAGATCATCGGCCTGACGCCGATGAACGCTCTGGTCGACAGCGCCGAGTACTATCTCAAGCTCGAAAACTTCGACTCCAAGGTCCAGGTGCTCGAAAACCACCTGCTCTGA
- a CDS encoding urocanate hydratase, whose translation MIDNKTMAQAMTVKLDGELPPYPKFVEGIRRAPDRGFRLTQAQAELALKNALRYVPEQWHETLAPEFMEELVTYGRIYAYRFRPEGRIYGKPIDEYKGNCIEGKAFQVMIDNNLDFEVALYPYELVTYGETGSVCHDWLQYRLIKKYLEVLTQDQTLVMASGHPVGLFPSKPTAPRVIITNGLMVGMFDNLQDWEIAEEMGVANYGQMTAGGWMYIGPQGIVHGTFNTILNAGRQRLGIPADGDLRGYTFVSSGLGGMSGAQPKAAEIANAVGIFAEVDASRIKTRHDQGWVSVVTESLEETFRIAEEYLAKKETISIAYHGNIVDLLEYAVKNNKKIDLLSDQTSCHNAYEGGYCPQGLTFAERTEMLAHDRKKFHELVDQSLRRHYELIKTLTERGTYFFDYGNSFLKAIYDAGVKEISKNGVDEKDGFIFPSYVEDIMGPELFDYGYGPFRWVCLSGDPADLHATDEAAMSCIDPSRRAQDRDNWVWIRDAEKNKLVVGTQARILYSDAEGRTRIALKFNELVREGKIGPVMLGRDHHDVSGTDSPFRETSNIKDGSNVMADMATQCYAGNAARGMSLVALHNGGGVGIGKCINGGFGMVLDGSERVDEILKSAMMWDVMGGVARRSWARNPHAMEVAKAYNENYAGKGHITLPFIPDDELVKKTVAAKVK comes from the coding sequence ATGATTGACAATAAGACGATGGCCCAGGCCATGACCGTGAAGCTCGACGGGGAGCTTCCCCCCTATCCGAAATTTGTCGAAGGCATCCGCCGCGCGCCCGACCGCGGCTTTCGCCTGACGCAGGCGCAGGCCGAACTTGCACTGAAAAATGCGCTGCGCTACGTCCCCGAACAGTGGCACGAGACCCTCGCGCCCGAATTCATGGAGGAGCTTGTGACCTATGGGCGCATCTACGCCTATCGCTTCCGCCCCGAGGGCAGAATCTACGGCAAGCCCATCGACGAGTACAAGGGCAACTGCATCGAGGGCAAGGCCTTTCAGGTCATGATTGACAACAACCTCGACTTTGAGGTCGCGCTCTACCCCTATGAGCTGGTCACCTACGGCGAGACCGGCAGCGTCTGCCACGACTGGCTGCAGTACCGCCTGATCAAAAAATATCTCGAGGTTCTCACACAGGATCAGACCCTTGTCATGGCCTCCGGCCATCCGGTCGGCCTGTTCCCCTCCAAACCCACGGCGCCGCGTGTCATCATCACCAACGGCCTGATGGTCGGCATGTTCGACAATCTTCAGGACTGGGAGATTGCCGAGGAGATGGGGGTCGCCAACTACGGTCAGATGACCGCCGGCGGCTGGATGTACATCGGCCCCCAGGGCATCGTCCACGGCACATTCAACACCATTTTGAACGCCGGCCGCCAGAGGCTCGGCATCCCCGCCGACGGCGATCTGCGCGGATACACGTTCGTCTCCTCCGGTCTCGGCGGCATGAGCGGCGCGCAGCCGAAAGCGGCTGAGATCGCCAACGCCGTCGGCATCTTCGCCGAAGTCGACGCCTCGCGCATCAAGACCCGCCACGACCAGGGCTGGGTTTCAGTTGTGACAGAGAGCCTCGAAGAGACTTTCCGCATCGCCGAGGAGTACCTCGCGAAAAAAGAGACCATCTCCATCGCCTACCACGGCAACATCGTCGATCTGCTCGAATACGCCGTCAAAAACAACAAGAAGATCGATCTGCTCTCGGATCAGACCTCCTGCCACAACGCCTATGAGGGCGGCTACTGCCCGCAGGGGCTGACCTTTGCCGAGCGCACCGAGATGCTCGCGCACGACCGCAAAAAATTCCATGAGCTCGTCGACCAGTCGCTGCGCCGCCACTACGAACTCATCAAGACCCTCACCGAGCGCGGCACCTACTTCTTCGACTACGGCAACTCGTTCCTCAAAGCCATCTACGATGCCGGCGTCAAGGAGATCAGCAAAAACGGCGTCGACGAGAAAGACGGCTTCATCTTCCCGTCCTACGTCGAGGACATCATGGGACCGGAGCTCTTCGACTACGGCTACGGCCCGTTCCGCTGGGTATGCCTGTCCGGTGATCCCGCAGATCTGCACGCCACGGACGAGGCGGCGATGAGCTGCATCGACCCGAGCCGCCGCGCGCAGGACCGCGACAACTGGGTGTGGATTCGCGACGCCGAGAAAAACAAACTCGTCGTCGGCACGCAGGCGCGCATTCTCTACAGCGACGCCGAGGGCCGCACGCGCATCGCCCTGAAATTCAACGAGCTTGTGCGCGAGGGCAAAATCGGCCCTGTGATGCTCGGGCGCGACCACCACGATGTCAGCGGTACCGACTCCCCGTTCCGTGAGACCTCAAACATCAAGGACGGCTCGAACGTCATGGCCGACATGGCCACCCAGTGCTACGCGGGCAATGCCGCGCGCGGCATGAGCCTTGTCGCGCTGCACAACGGCGGCGGCGTCGGCATCGGCAAGTGCATCAACGGCGGCTTCGGCATGGTGCTCGACGGCAGCGAGCGCGTCGACGAAATTCTCAAATCCGCCATGATGTGGGACGTCATGGGCGGCGTCGCGCGGCGCAGCTGGGCGAGAAATCCCCACGCCATGGAGGTCGCAAAGGCCTACAACGAGAACTATGCGGGCAAGGGTCACATCACCCTGCCGTTCATCCCGGACGACGAGCTGGTCAAAAAGACCGTCGCCGCCAAAGTCAAATAA